In Deinococcus psychrotolerans, a genomic segment contains:
- a CDS encoding HAD family hydrolase: MDKVQQPQVLFWDIGGVLLTNGWDRDQRAGVVARFGLDAAEFGERHKLVVSELELGRVSLDEYLDQTVFYQPRDFSKESFRAAMYGQSQPNLPTLALARRLGQGRRMYSLNNEGDDLNAHRIDTFGLREFLLGFFTSCYLGVMKPNPAIYRLGMQLAHISADQAVMIDDRIQNVEAARRTGMRAIQYVSAAQLEEELAAMGIES; the protein is encoded by the coding sequence GGCTGGGATAGAGACCAGCGGGCGGGCGTGGTGGCCCGTTTCGGCTTGGACGCGGCCGAGTTTGGCGAGCGCCACAAGTTGGTGGTTTCCGAACTCGAACTCGGAAGGGTGAGCCTCGACGAATACCTCGACCAAACGGTGTTTTATCAGCCGCGTGATTTTAGCAAAGAAAGTTTCCGCGCCGCCATGTACGGGCAAAGTCAGCCCAATTTGCCTACACTGGCGCTGGCCCGCCGCTTGGGTCAGGGGCGGCGGATGTACTCGCTCAACAACGAAGGAGATGACCTCAACGCCCACCGGATTGACACGTTCGGGCTGCGCGAATTTTTATTGGGTTTTTTTACTTCCTGTTACCTCGGCGTGATGAAACCCAACCCCGCCATTTACCGCCTCGGCATGCAGCTCGCCCATATTTCCGCTGATCAGGCCGTCATGATCGACGACCGCATTCAGAATGTGGAAGCCGCCCGCCGCACCGGAATGCGGGCCATTCAATACGTTTCGGCGGCCCAGCTTGAAGAAGAGTTGGCGGCAATGGGGATAGAAAGCTAA
- the ftsA gene encoding cell division protein FtsA: protein MKNNPFIVGLDIGTTKITTVIGELGPHGTVDIIGEGTVPSEGIKRGAVVNLERTTHAIKQSIAAAERVSGVRVSHAYVSVSGHHIKATTSHGLAAIRRNQEITAADVERAIENARAVPLDPNLEVIHAIPQEYVVDGQEGIKSAVGMHGVRLEVDVHLVSGSAGPLANVRRCVQEAGLITEGFVLQSLASGLAVLDSGERDQTVLVIDMGGGTTDVGVFRRGNLAHSASIPIGGDHVTADLMQILKIPVEEAENVKRKYGAALPELADQELTLEITTAAGVTHAISAFDLARIIKPRVSEIYDLIRDEIDKGMGPVELVAGSVVLTGGGALMRGVSELARERFRLPVRIGKPRGVSGLTDIVSGPLHATAVGLVLYGVTHEHAELSLDQLEKTEAKPAPSAKPPTITGPEPSVIVTKPEPKTDAKAEKAEVKKEPKEPKVKTGPSIGDRMKNFFKDWM from the coding sequence ATGAAAAATAACCCGTTTATCGTGGGGCTGGACATCGGCACCACCAAAATCACAACAGTCATCGGCGAGCTCGGCCCGCACGGCACCGTCGACATTATCGGCGAGGGCACCGTGCCCAGCGAGGGCATCAAGCGCGGCGCAGTCGTGAATTTGGAGCGCACCACCCACGCCATCAAGCAGTCCATCGCCGCCGCCGAGCGGGTCAGCGGTGTGCGGGTCAGCCACGCGTATGTCAGCGTGTCGGGCCACCACATCAAGGCCACCACCAGTCACGGTCTGGCCGCCATTCGCCGCAACCAAGAAATCACCGCCGCCGACGTGGAACGCGCCATCGAAAACGCCCGCGCCGTGCCGCTCGATCCCAATTTGGAAGTCATCCACGCCATTCCACAGGAATACGTCGTGGACGGTCAAGAAGGCATCAAGAGCGCGGTGGGGATGCACGGCGTGCGCCTGGAAGTCGATGTGCATCTGGTCTCGGGTTCGGCGGGGCCGCTGGCCAACGTTCGCCGCTGCGTGCAGGAAGCGGGCCTGATCACCGAAGGCTTCGTCTTGCAGTCGCTGGCCTCCGGGCTGGCGGTTCTCGACTCGGGCGAGCGCGACCAGACCGTGCTGGTCATCGACATGGGCGGCGGCACCACCGACGTGGGGGTCTTTCGGCGCGGCAACCTCGCCCACAGCGCCAGCATCCCGATCGGGGGCGATCACGTCACCGCCGATTTGATGCAAATTCTCAAAATTCCGGTGGAAGAAGCCGAGAATGTCAAGCGCAAGTACGGCGCGGCCCTTCCCGAACTGGCCGACCAAGAGCTGACGCTGGAAATCACCACAGCGGCGGGCGTGACCCACGCCATCAGCGCTTTTGATCTGGCCCGCATCATCAAGCCGCGTGTCAGTGAAATTTATGACCTCATCCGCGACGAAATCGACAAGGGCATGGGGCCGGTTGAGCTGGTGGCGGGCAGTGTGGTGCTGACCGGCGGCGGCGCTTTGATGCGCGGCGTCTCCGAGTTGGCCCGCGAACGCTTCCGCCTGCCGGTGCGCATCGGCAAGCCCCGCGGCGTCAGCGGCCTGACCGATATCGTCAGCGGGCCGCTGCACGCCACCGCTGTGGGCTTGGTGCTGTATGGCGTGACCCACGAGCACGCCGAACTCTCGCTCGACCAGCTTGAAAAGACCGAAGCCAAGCCCGCGCCGAGCGCCAAGCCGCCGACCATCACCGGGCCTGAGCCGAGCGTGATCGTCACCAAGCCGGAACCCAAAACCGACGCCAAGGCCGAAAAGGCTGAAGTCAAAAAAGAACCCAAAGAGCCGAAGGTCAAAACCGGCCCGAGCATTGGCGACCGCATGAAGAATTTCTTCAAAGACTGGATGTAA
- a CDS encoding cell division protein FtsQ/DivIB — translation MALKTVTIRVGASERSGNSSAARPALRSSAIDIPPFDAARKISAPLAAAEPLPSGAVTSEEQSPTPLPRRSFWQRFGRLISAVLAAVLIGGAAVGLWYGLPIKAVQITGNSHLSAGQVKQLAGLSGEKPFGWLYYGLWRATGLRDEPWVASAQLTRIFPDRVEISVAERTPVAQVRDRGGQVSVIAADGTPLPGAVATGPVISGWGPDRTQDALFAVRAFSRYNVESVTYTPTGITVQTGKGTIWSGDIKLLLKYGQAIETQAPVGRINLYPWGVSVQR, via the coding sequence GTGGCCCTAAAAACGGTGACGATCCGGGTCGGGGCCAGCGAGCGCAGTGGCAACTCCTCAGCGGCGCGGCCTGCTCTGCGCAGCAGCGCCATTGATATCCCGCCGTTCGACGCCGCCCGAAAGATATCTGCCCCGCTCGCCGCTGCTGAACCGCTGCCCTCCGGGGCCGTCACCTCCGAGGAGCAAAGCCCCACGCCACTGCCCCGGCGCAGCTTCTGGCAGCGCTTTGGACGGCTGATCAGCGCTGTGCTGGCCGCTGTGCTGATCGGCGGGGCGGCGGTGGGCTTGTGGTACGGGCTACCGATCAAAGCGGTGCAGATTACCGGCAACAGTCATTTGTCAGCTGGGCAGGTCAAGCAGCTCGCCGGACTCAGCGGCGAGAAGCCGTTCGGCTGGCTGTACTACGGCTTGTGGCGGGCCACTGGCCTGAGAGACGAGCCCTGGGTGGCTTCGGCGCAGCTCACCCGCATCTTTCCAGACCGGGTCGAAATCAGTGTTGCCGAGCGCACGCCCGTGGCGCAAGTCCGTGACCGCGGCGGGCAGGTCAGCGTGATCGCCGCCGACGGTACGCCTTTGCCGGGAGCTGTGGCCACTGGCCCGGTCATCTCGGGGTGGGGGCCAGACCGCACCCAAGACGCCCTGTTCGCAGTGCGGGCATTCTCGCGTTACAATGTTGAGTCAGTGACGTATACACCTACTGGCATCACGGTGCAAACCGGCAAAGGCACCATCTGGAGCGGCGACATCAAGCTGCTGCTCAAGTATGGTCAGGCCATCGAAACGCAGGCCCCTGTGGGCCGCATCAATCTTTATCCGTGGGGAGTGAGCGTCCAGAGATGA
- a CDS encoding UDP-N-acetylmuramate dehydrogenase produces the protein MSASGAKVERLALSRFTTLGVGGQAEVWTVESHAQLSEAMSAPYRILGGGSNLVIADEGLKERVIRLGGEFAATDLQAAPESTPEHFISGWVGGGVPLPGLLRKLRTLGLSGLEGTVGVPAQVGGAVWMNAGTRFGEMFDGLFALEIATPEGVSQLSPDELPWGYRDSAIPRNHIVTRVRLQLTRSTPEAVGAKMQNADTSRKGQPKMKTPGCAFKNPGGVGAGKLIDDAGLKGTQIGGAMISPDHANFIVNLGGAAAADVHALLELIRQRVGVPLELEYELWP, from the coding sequence CTGAGCGCCAGCGGCGCGAAGGTGGAGCGCTTGGCCCTCTCGCGGTTCACCACGCTGGGCGTCGGTGGCCAGGCCGAGGTCTGGACGGTGGAGAGCCACGCCCAACTGAGCGAGGCGATGAGCGCTCCCTACCGGATTTTGGGTGGCGGCAGCAACCTGGTGATTGCCGACGAGGGCCTCAAGGAACGGGTCATTCGGCTGGGCGGCGAGTTTGCTGCCACCGATCTGCAAGCCGCGCCGGAGAGTACCCCTGAGCACTTCATCAGCGGTTGGGTGGGCGGCGGGGTGCCCTTACCGGGCCTGCTCCGCAAATTGCGGACGCTGGGCTTGTCGGGCTTGGAGGGCACGGTAGGCGTGCCCGCTCAAGTCGGTGGCGCGGTCTGGATGAACGCCGGAACCCGCTTCGGCGAGATGTTCGACGGCTTATTCGCCTTAGAAATCGCCACCCCGGAAGGGGTCAGCCAACTCTCGCCGGATGAACTGCCTTGGGGCTACCGCGACAGCGCCATTCCCCGCAACCACATCGTGACGCGGGTGCGCCTGCAACTCACGCGCAGCACCCCCGAAGCGGTGGGCGCGAAAATGCAGAATGCCGACACCTCCCGCAAAGGTCAGCCCAAAATGAAAACCCCCGGCTGCGCCTTCAAAAACCCCGGCGGCGTGGGCGCGGGCAAACTGATCGACGACGCCGGACTCAAAGGCACCCAGATCGGCGGGGCCATGATCTCACCCGACCACGCCAACTTCATCGTCAATCTGGGCGGCGCGGCGGCGGCAGATGTCCACGCCCTGCTCGAGCTCATTCGCCAGCGGGTCGGCGTGCCGCTTGAACTGGAGTACGAGTTGTGGCCCTAA
- the murC gene encoding UDP-N-acetylmuramate--L-alanine ligase, translated as MGIGGIGVSAFARLLKARGYIVSGCDEHPSELTAQLEREGITVAHGHDPAHVHGVDVLIASEAVSKNHPELSAARQAHIEVRPRMALLAELLSASPSVGVVGTHGKTTTTSMIAVALLGAGLDPAALVGGIVPEFDLQHGGSNARIGQGPFVAEVDESDRNFQYAVCQTAVFTNAEDDHVGGAEGSELATYWSSVEEQHAAFTRFVSQAERVLYCADWPGLDAFVTQHQSAMSYGTLEGSTYRATQLQPDETGTSFQVSKRGELLGQARINLPGTHNVLNALAALAVTDLYGGEFESAAAALAAFRGPGRRWQHIGSLNGALIVDDYAHNATKVAAAVQAAQQTGRRVRVVFQPHRYLRTQQSWPRLADALMKADEVLILDIAAASEPPIEGIHATLISERMKQGGHPAAEYYPQREDAVEYLRASAQPRDIIVTMGAGDVWKMARQLAGVPL; from the coding sequence ATGGGCATTGGCGGCATCGGCGTCTCGGCCTTTGCCCGCTTGCTCAAAGCACGCGGCTATATCGTCAGCGGCTGCGATGAACACCCTTCCGAACTCACCGCCCAGCTTGAGCGCGAGGGCATCACGGTGGCGCACGGCCATGACCCCGCTCACGTTCACGGCGTAGATGTGCTGATTGCCTCCGAAGCGGTGAGCAAAAACCACCCCGAACTGAGCGCCGCACGGCAAGCCCACATCGAAGTCCGCCCGCGTATGGCGCTGCTGGCAGAACTGCTGTCGGCTTCGCCTTCGGTTGGAGTGGTCGGTACCCACGGCAAAACCACCACCACCTCCATGATCGCGGTGGCCCTCCTCGGCGCGGGCCTTGATCCAGCAGCGCTGGTGGGCGGCATCGTGCCGGAATTCGATTTGCAGCACGGCGGCAGCAACGCCCGCATCGGGCAGGGGCCGTTCGTGGCCGAAGTGGACGAATCCGACCGCAATTTCCAGTACGCCGTGTGTCAGACCGCCGTGTTCACCAACGCCGAGGACGACCACGTGGGCGGAGCCGAGGGCAGCGAACTGGCGACGTATTGGAGCAGCGTGGAAGAGCAGCACGCGGCATTTACCCGCTTCGTCTCGCAGGCCGAGCGGGTGCTGTACTGCGCCGATTGGCCGGGCCTGGACGCCTTCGTCACCCAGCACCAAAGCGCTATGAGTTACGGAACGTTGGAGGGCAGCACTTACCGGGCCACTCAGTTGCAACCCGACGAAACTGGCACTTCGTTTCAGGTCAGTAAGCGCGGTGAGCTACTCGGCCAAGCACGGATCAATTTGCCCGGCACCCACAACGTCCTCAACGCACTAGCAGCGCTGGCCGTCACGGATCTCTACGGCGGCGAGTTTGAGTCGGCGGCTGCCGCGCTGGCCGCTTTCAGGGGGCCGGGCCGCCGCTGGCAGCACATCGGCAGCCTCAACGGAGCGTTGATCGTCGACGACTACGCCCACAACGCCACCAAAGTCGCCGCCGCCGTGCAAGCTGCCCAGCAAACTGGCAGGCGGGTGCGGGTGGTGTTTCAGCCGCACCGTTACCTGCGAACCCAGCAGAGTTGGCCGCGCCTCGCCGACGCGCTGATGAAAGCAGACGAAGTGCTGATCTTGGACATCGCCGCCGCTTCCGAGCCGCCGATTGAAGGCATTCACGCCACCCTGATCAGCGAGCGAATGAAGCAGGGCGGCCACCCCGCTGCCGAGTATTACCCCCAGCGCGAAGACGCCGTGGAGTATTTACGCGCCTCGGCCCAGCCGCGCGACATCATCGTGACGATGGGCGCGGGCGACGTTTGGAAAATGGCCCGCCAGCTCGCCGGGGTGCCGCTGTGA